TTACTAGTTGAATTAATCGGAACCTACTAGGACATAAAAAACTTAAAGAGTCCACATTTCAGAAGttgcttaaataataatatgaaatcTTGTAACTTAGCGGGATTGagatattttgggacatccaaAACTTAGTCTAAAGCTGGGAAGCCAATTAAATAatagtatgtgtgtgtatatatatatatatatatatatattatatcatataaataatataacataataGTTATCTCAACAATTAACTTAATAGTTGTTTATATTGAAAGGAAAATTGTTGAGAACTTCACTTTTGATTGATACTCGATGATGCCCTCTTAAAGAGAGTATGTTACCATCTTGAATAAAGATGtttaacttttatattattGCTTGTTTGGACATTTCCAGTGATAGTTGATTATAGATAAGTCCAAAATATCAAATCTTTTTTGTCAATATTATCCTTTGATTGTTTAAGTTTCATATATAGTACATAttgcgccccccccccccctcccggTCCCCCCTCCcctaattcttatatatttatagttgTAATTTAAAGATTGGAGTAATTTTAACACCAGAGAGTTTATTTAAATGTTCTCTGCATATATAAGCCCACTCCCCCAGTTGTTGATGAGACACTAAattgtttttacattttagtATGGAATATTATTAGATACTTTTGGAGTATTATAAATGTAtagttctctctctcacatgaatagtgggtcctatcatgaatttaattagtgggacccagcATTCATGTAaaaggagggagtacgcatttatggtactctaggAGTAcacaaaattttccttttagtACACTTAATGGGTCTATTAAAATAttgcttattaaaaaaagaaaagaaaatattatgtcCACACACATATACCAAACCCATTTATAGGTTTTTTGAAGGCAAATTTGGAGTTGTGGATTGGAGGGTGAAAATGATTTTTCTCATCTAATTTTggtttaatggaaaattttgcaaatggGTTTAAGATCTTTACAAATGTGGCTCTAGCCCTCCTAAAGCCGCGTTTTATAGACACAGTTTTAAATTTGGTTTGAAGCCGCGTGTATAAAACGCGGCTTTAAATTTGTTCTGAAGCCGCGTTTTAGAAACGCGGCTTTAGTTTGGGATGGGGCCACATTTAATAAAAGCGGCCTCAGATTTTACCTATAGCCACAGGTTAAAAACGCGGCTTTAGGCATTGTATATATAGTATTTGGTCAGACTTTTTCAACCCTAGCTAGCCTCTCCCACATCAGCCTCCATCGATCTCTCAAGAGCCCGATCTCGAACCTCCTCACTCTCCAAGCCTCCTCAATCTCTCCGATCTCAAgccctcaccctcaccctccatctccgATCTCAACCCTTGCCCTCCAAGCGTCCATCTCCGATCTCAACCTTCACCCTCACTCTCCATCTCTCCGATCTGAAGCCCTCACACTCCACCATCATCACACAGGCAAAGTCCGTgtctcgtctctctctctctctctgtgaaatTAGGAAAAACTGAGAGAGACTCAAATCCGATTCTGCAAGGTACAATGGCTGACCTGAActgtcattttcattttccacgcatttttttttttttgtataatataCCCATGGCTGACCTTAACTCTCTCGCTTGCATATGGGTCTCTCATTATGTTAATCTCTTGGGTCACAAGGATCGCTGAGGACTGACTCTGAGTTTTGGAAGACTTTGTTACCGATGAGTTTGAAAAAAGTTTAAAACTGTttcttgtttttacttttacttcaTTGCCTGATTTACTTGataattgtacttttttttttttggcttctaCTCCTAGCACATATTTGCCTATGAGTTTTTTTAGATTCTATGCACAGGATTGTGTGACTTTTTTACTATATGTTCTATTGTTTGGTTGATGAGAAAATGAGTGAAACGAAAGGAAAAGTACACAAagcttttgcattttattttattttatttatggtttgtgatgtttttaatttcaaagcATGAAATGAAATTGTTTTGTCAATTTCAGCTCAGACAGGAGAGCAAGAATTgtcctttttttaaataatgtggtAATGTCCATAAAGTTCagtttctaaaataaaatatcaggGTTTTAACTCTAACACATTAATTAAAtagtttcattttattattatattttttttagattctgTTCTGTGCTATGTaacttgagtttgtgtttggttgcttagAAAATCCGAGAAATGAAGATGTTGTCTGTTTTGCGTAGAATTGTTAGTTTTTACCCTGAGTTTgatttttgttcatttctttggtgtttgtttgtttgatttttattttttatttttttatgtctcttgttgattggattattttttggtttgataagTGAATTTCTATTGTTGGgattaagaaaaacaaatgCAATTTTAATGGGTATAAGAATTTTAATGATTGAAATAAAGTATCCTCTGtgattggttttatttttggtctatttaaaatttgggggttGGTTTCATGATTTCTGACTATTTGGTTGGTTAGAAAATGGAGGACAAGATAATGGATTCTTGGCTTTATTTCCACTCCACAATTCTGGTCCCCTCTCCattcctcttttctctcttctctttgagtccttgtttaaatttttactcCAGCAAAGTACAACAACAGTTTCCATTGTGGTAATCTTTGCTTCATTTGAAACTTTGCTTTCTTagatatttgttttatttgttgaggAATGTTGGGGGTGTTCTCTTTTAGAGCCCATGAACCTTTGTAATTTTAGGTCTTaatttgttgcatttttttctcttgtataCTTCCCATGTACTAGGGATTTGTGCTATTTTTCTTATATGAAAAACAAGTTTAAATTGTGATAACCTTTAACTGTTTTGTGGGTTCTATGAATCTTTGGCATGTTGTTCTCtaattattttaagtttctTGGGTTATGCCTTACTCTGTGAAGGACTCTGAACTTGTTGGCAGGCTGGTATTATATGATTGCTAGAGTCTTTCCCTCTAATTGTTAATGTTAGtggaacattttaatatatCTTACTTGGTGGTATTGAAATTACTTAGAAAATCATgacccatttatttttttaatattgcaTTCATATGGTCAGAATAGGTATCCGGTGTTTTGTCTGACTGTAGTTCTTAGTTATTCAGAAAAGATGTTTACTGTTCTGGGATTTTGTTGAGTGCTGTTTTTTGTGTCTGCTAACCACCATTTTGATATGGATGTGCAATCTTACATTGACAAAAGGATTGAGATGCGGTGTGGAAATGAAAATGggatatttttaaataaaagataatttcCTTTTGTCACTGCTCTCTTGGGTTAACAACAGATGTCTTTATGACAGGGCTGCATTTGCTGTTAGTCCTCCATGCTTTGCTTTAATTTTCTTGGGGCATGTATGCCAAACAAACCTGATCCTTAATTATAATAGTggtatgttatattaattattcaaggcAACTTTTCAAGGTGTTTATCTCTCTAACAAAAAAGTCACGAGAATATTAAGTGGTGGCACAAGCTTGGAAGGAGGATTAAGCAATGATCTTAAAGTTTTTGATTGGTTCTTTTGTGTGCGCGCgcgtgagagagagaattgttTTGTGATTAGACTAGGTCCCTTAGAGTTAGAGGTGTCCTTTTTAGAATATGACTATGGAATATGCAAGTGGAGGGTGGCCTACTGAACCTGCTCAACTAGGCTAGTTTGAGTGTctaacacctttttttttttatagtatatGCAAAAGTGAAGATGCTAGTAATATGCCTAGGGTTTCAATAATTCTTTAGTAATATGATTAGGAGGTGGTCCAGTCAACCCACTCAACTAGGTAGGTTTGAGTGTCTAACACCTTTCCAGGCAGTATGTGTAAAAGTGAAGATGCTAGTAAAATGCCTAGgattttaataattctttagTAATACAATTAGGAGGTGACCCACTCAACCCACTCAACTAGGCAGGTTTGAgtgtctaacaccttctcaGGCAGTATGTGTAAAAGTAAAGATGCTAATAACATGCCTAGGGTCACAagaattatttaataatatgaTTAGGATGTTTGACTGGTTACAGACATGCTAGGATGATTGAATTGAATACACTACAAGAAAACTGGGCTATTGCGACGGGCCAAAACTAtcgccaaagcccaaaaaagcgCCGCTAAAGGTACATTCAACCTATAGCGGCGGGCGCTATTGCGGCGGGCCGTCCCCGTCAATGTTACAGTGCCACTATAGGTCAATTGCGGCGGTTGCAAAAAGCGCCGCAATAGATCTGCCATTTAGCGACACTTTTGGTCTATTGCAGCGAGCTAAAATCCGCCGCCATATAAGGTTGCCATTCAGGTCAAGTGGCCTTTTAGAGGCGGGATAGGCCCGCCACTATAGGTTCTCACCTATAGCGGCGGTCAATAAGCGCTGCTATAGGGCTTCATGTACAACATACCCTACGTACCTTTTAGCGGCGGTTTCACCCGCCGCTATATGTTTGAAGCTTTAACGGTGGACAataaatgccactataggtcttcattatttcataattttagtCCTCTAGCAGCGGTTTTTGCCCGCCGCTATAggttaatttttcttttttccctcctaGCTTCTAAAACCAATATTTCTATTACAAATAACCCATAATAATTTTAGCTCCACTAAGACATGAGGAGCACAACAATGAACAAAATGCAACATaatgcagcaaaaaataaataaataaatttgatacaTATGGTCCTACATGTATGGTTAATTGGTTATCTATAATGATATGTTTGCAATAATATGCAAATTGCATTTCACATTATCTattcaaaatgtttttatttcttattttaataagtGGAACTCACAAAAATTTTGAGAGTTTTGCACAATATTTCTAAGTTATTCTATGATcataatttttatcttattcTTTCTGGCAATTATATACAGATTGTTGTAACTTCCAAATTgatctacctttttttttccactactCACAAACCAATGAGATTCAAACACACGAACAAAAAAGTGCATGCAATTATTCTTATCACTTTTTTTCACTATAAAACCAGTAAAGTTTTTctttacacaattttttgaGTTGTGAAAGTGTATGCCAATAAAGtggtaaataaaatttttattaaaaaaaataaaaaaataaaaaagcattcttgtaaaaagaagataaagattGGGTTTTGTGTCAATACCCTTGGGATTTCCGACTCTAGAATGAACTATGGCATTTGGCTAATCCAAGTTACAAAAAAAGCAAGTAGACCTATAGATTCATCATTTAAAAACCATCAGAAAAGTTGAGATAGAGCGGCCAATAGCAAAGATTTTAACTTTAGAGGACTTTGACTTTTCCTTGAGACCCATGGTGAAGGAAATTTGAGAAAGGATAGAAACATCAACATAATGCTTTTCAATGGATGCACCATTCTAgcaccatattttaatttgatactACCTACACAATATATCTAAGCCCACTGCATcattataaaaacataaccatgcctttcaaatgaaaaagaaaagttatcaCGAAAAGCTATTTTCATGTCAAGCACAAGATTTGTACATCTTAACTTCaagaaagatatataataaaaagccCTTCAAATCTAAATAAACAATGGGAAACATTAAATAAACAGTGAGAAGAAAAAACACGGTACTTACCACATTGTCACTTCCTCTCAGTCTTCCCAATGGAGAATCCTTAGGAAGCTCTTGAATTCCAACTTCACATCTacgaatgaaaaaaaaaaagggtaaataaATAAGGGGCAATGGCAAAGCCAAGACTTTGGGGAGAAGTGAAGTGTGTAATAATGTTAACCACTTCTACATGTGAATATTTAACAAGgtgagaagagaaaagagatggAAGGAAATAGACCCCATTATCCAAAATTGGATGCTTTTGGGGagaagtgaaacaaaatttccaaTCACACTGTTAGGCACCAAAAAATTTTCCCCCATCATGACACCTCCTTAGATAATTATCCTAAGAACTTCAACAAAAGTGACAAGTGTTTCTACAATGATTCCATTAAGATGCATATATTCTACTGCAAGATCAAAACCACCTTTGCTTTGTTCCTTAATGAAAACTTTAACATTGTGTGACTTTATGCTTATTCTACAATACACCTTCAAACATCTATTAAAAAGtaatttagataaaattgtCCATATCTTTCTTagagtgaataaaaaaattaccttgATTCCTCGATCACAAAGACATAATGCAGCACATTCCCATTTAAAGAAGCCTTATTAACCCTCTCTTGGATATCTTTGTCAAGCAATAACAACACATTGTCTAGGAAGTCTTCAACAGACATTACATTTGATCCCATTACTTCAGGGTACAAGCTCTCAATCTGAAAACATATGTaaccaaatttataaaaattctttaaaaaaaaaagacggcACTAATATACATCAACTGAGCATCatcataattataaaataaagatattttAGTTTGAAAGAGTGTGATAATACAAGCAAAATAGAGCAATAACCTTAATGCTATACAAGCTTAGAGTTTTTCTTTAAGCTATCTTATCAAAACTTTGTCTTGTTTGTTCTTCTTCAAAAACCATGATTGTCACAACTGAAAGATTATCTCAAAAGGTAAAAGTTTCAAATCAAAATGAATTTACCAAGTCAAAATTCAAACATGCATTATGCACTACTAGCCCAGTTCAAGGTCTCTGTAATAGGAAGCATGTTTTTGATACTAATGATGTTGAGCTAGAAgcctatataaataaatagaaaaaacataACAATAATATTGGACACAAATAAAATAGACCATGTCCGAACCTTTCTTGCAACATCCAttccactgaggtcatcacgtGGATCTGCACAGTGGATATCAAGTCAGTGATAATCATAGCTGTTTCTTTGTTAGTCCATAGTGACTCTTTGTATCTGGCCTAGGGGCCTGTTGTTGTAGCCTCTCTGTTTTCTATCTTCCTGGTTTTTATGATATAAATcttccttttccaaaaaaaaaaaaaaaaaaatgataatcatAGTGTCAGAtacttcaaaattaatttccaagACCTGACTTCTCATTGCGAGTCAAGAGACGAACAGAAGTCACCTGAAATAACAAgaatcatataataataatatttaaaaagatgAATTTCATAGGGATACCAGCATCCCTGTTTTTCCTTATAATTTAttcaagaattaataataataaaaacattacgaggaagaaaggcaaagaacacttagaataaaaaacaaccaattaattaattaacacaACTGAAAGCAAAAGTCCtaagtataaattttaaaaaaaaaaaaaaaaaaaaaaaacagcattgagtatttgttaaaattcaaattattccaaataaaaatgtaatacaTAACACAATTGAAAGCCAAAAGTCATGCAGGTCCTCACTTCCTCTATCAGATAGCAAACACAAGTTTCATAGactatgagtgttttttttttttttaattaaagaaagcaaatgTGTACTAATTGTTTTAATCTTCAAAATATTTCTTCTCCTACTATTCAGCTTAATATCTCAgcaaccaatcaaaaaaaattaccctATCACATCAACAGCCAAGCTATGGTCCACCACCAATTTGAAATTCATCTTAATTTCTTACAGTGCATTCTGTTTGACATAGCCTCAGATTTTAGTAGctaaactttttcaaatttcttgTTAATCTAACAGAGCATCAATATATTACttcttttatttcaaattttctcaTCAACCTAACAAAGCATTAATATATGAACAGAACTACAAATAATATCAATTATGCCAACCCAtttcaaaaaagataaaataaaaagaattgggCTTAAATTAACAAAGCTTTAGTACATGATGGAAAATTTGAACCACTACTGTCACATAAACATTGAATTTTCAAATGGGTATCCCtcaaattttcttaaaagaCTCTACAAGTACCAGAAACAATAATGTGATAATTTGTGATATCACACAAATTAAACTCACTTTGCCTCAAAAACAACCAAATACCCTAATTCCCATAAATtccaaatgaacaaaaaaaccTAGCCCGGTTGTAGTTTTCTATGAAAGTTCATAACTTTATAACTAAAGATTCGAATATCACTCACATTCTTGAAAAAAAGCTCAATCAAAAGCCAAAAAGTTTGCCAACCCAAGAAAACAAGAACCATAAATCATTTGCCATGACAACGGAACAGCCCAAATCAACCACTTGTTTCATTACTCCAATAGTCTCAAAACTAGCAGAGCAATCCACTAGGGCCAAAcctacaataaataaataaataaatcaaaaatcaaaaccaaaagcATGAAAATatgcccccaaaaaaaaattcattttctagAGCTCAGTGAAACATAAAAGAACACACACATGCATGGCACATAAATAAAACACTACTACACAAAAATCTCTGACAGAGGCTACAACTttgcaattaaaataataaattgccaAAGAAGCCACACAAACCTGAATACTTAAATAATCGCCATTGAATTCCGATTTCTCCAAATAAGAAACAGCGAATTCCAGCGACTGTTGCATGACTACAACAATTAATGCCTCTGCTTGCTCCACTATGCATTCATTCACACcacaaaaatacacaaaatttaataaaatataaggaaaaagaaaaaaaaagcaaaattttctataatctTTGAATCAATAACTTGAAACCAAAGAGAAGTACTTTTGGCTTTatcaaagcaaaagcaaaagcaaccaaaaaaaaaaaaaaaactgcttcTAATCTAGTTTGTTTCTGATTAGCATCCAAAAGTACTTCTCTTACTTACTGAATCATAAACTGCTATACAGACTAATACAGTAATAAAAGTACTTTCCTATTATCAAAACCGAATTGTTAAGAAACGAAATGGAAGATAAAGCGAAATTTCACCAGAGAGAGATCGAGAAGCGAAGGCGAGTGCAGAAGCAATCGAAGCAACGGCTTGAATCTGCGAGTCTTTGCAGGATTGAAGCCCTAAGCGAGCACCATCTTCCGGCGAAGCCTCGACGCCGCATTTGAGGATCAAATAGAAGTTCTGGAATGCCGGTCGGATGGAGTCCTCGAAGCGAAGCTTGCGGAGAAGATCGGCGGGGGAGAGAGGCTTCGACCCGGCGAAGAGAACTTCGGCGAGGCCGGCGAAGAGGTTATTGGCCATAGGAGAAAAAATGAGACGATCGGTGCGAGAAATGAGAGACAGAGTCTGTGAGAATTCTGAGaaacgtagagagagagagtgtgtgcaCTGTGTGTAAAGAAGTTTGAAGAAGAGGATTTTTGATGGAGAAGCGTggctgagagagagaggcatgaTTGAGAGAGAGGCGTGAGATTGGGGATTTagggttaaaacttaaaagggaaaaactaataataataataataataaagaaaaagaaattctgGCGCCCAAAATACTGATAGCCcgcctttattttatttttaatttttaccgGTGGTGACCAAAACTTATTTTAgaattaggattaaaaaaataactagaattttttttaattagacctCACattagatttatatatatatatatatatataaataaaagactcACTTTAGGTttcaatacaaagaaaaaaaaaaagactcatgtaaaatcaaaaaataaaaaataaacctttaggacgaaggaaaaaagaaagagactcttgttaggactctctcaatatttagtttttaaaaaaacaacatgttagaaatttttttttttttaaaggactcattttaggtttttttttttttttaaaagacccacgtaaaaataaaatataaaataaaaaaaactttaagattaaggaaaaaagagagagagacattaaTTAAAACTCTCACAGTATTtagtttacaaaattaaaataatgataa
The Quercus lobata isolate SW786 chromosome 10, ValleyOak3.0 Primary Assembly, whole genome shotgun sequence DNA segment above includes these coding regions:
- the LOC115962986 gene encoding uncharacterized protein LOC115962986; the protein is MDVARKIESLYPEVMGSNVMSVEDFLDNVLLLLDKDIQERVNKASLNGNVLHYVFVIEESRCEVGIQELPKDSPLGRLRGSDNVVYLLFL